CTCGTGGCCATGAGTAATGAAAAGGCCCTTGATTTTGTCTTCATTTTTTACAAGATAAGAATAGTCTGGGATAACATAGTCAATTCCCAACAATTCATCTTCAGGGAACTTAATGCCTGCATCAATCAAAACGATTTCATCTTGAAACTGCACGCCATAGGTGTTCTTGCCAATTTCGCCCAATCCTCCGAGCGCGAAAACGGCTGTTTGGTCATTTTTAACGAATTTCATAAATTATTCGATCTCCAATACTTCAAAGTCTTCTTTTTGCTTCTCATATTCCAGATAGTTACCCTGAACTGCCTCAACGTATTCAATATTATACTGACGGTCAGCTATTTTTGTCCGTACATCTCTTTCAGAGTCACCTTCAACATAAATGGTCTGTGTTTTCTCACGAACTGGTACTTGCTTGTTGGATTCCTGGAAGTAAACTTTAAAAATCATTAAAAATCTCTCTCCTTAAATTAACTTCTATTTTATAGGATGTTTTTCACTGAACTGATTTAAGCCAGTACGTGATTCAAATGATGGAATTCATATCTTTTCCACAACTGGAATGTTGTATAGCTATAAAAAATCAATTCGAAATAAGCCCTATATAAAAAATGAACAATGTTGCCATTGTTATTATCAACCGTGCCATGTTTTCCGCTATTAACCAATTTACAATAAGGAAGGAGCCCTTCGCAAGTTTGAAGGGCTCAAAAAGTTAAGCGATTGTTTTTTTACGAAGCAATTCTTTCCACTGTTTTAAAAGCTTTTTTCTTAGCTTCTTTAACATAGTGGATCATCTCCTTAATTCTTATTTTAAACTATCCTTGTCCAATGTAAAGTAAACAAGGAAAAGTTTAGCAAAGATTATTTTTCAAATTCCTATCTTTTTATTTATATTATATGATGAAATAGCAAATTTTTTCATGGATATTCATGGAATGATATAATTGTCATCTTATTGACACAGATAGGTACTGCGTTTTTCTGTACATGCACGTGACGATTTGGTAGACTACCAAGATTACATAAATAAATACCTTGGGTAGAAGAATACCTTCATTAAGAGCATCAAAGGAGAAGATCATGAGCAAAATCGTATTTTTTGATATTGATGGAACACTATTAGACGACGATAAAAATCTGCCGGCCTCCACAAGGGAGGCAATCGAAACATTGAAGGATAATGGAGTATTTGTAGCGATTGCTACAGGGAGGGCTCCATTTATGTTTGAGAACCTTAGAAACGATCTGGATATAGATTCATTTGTAAGCTTTAATGGACAATATGTTGTATTTGAAGGAGAACCAATTTATAAGAATCCCTTGAACAGCCAAAAATTAGAGGAGCTTTATAGGGAAGCTGCTAACAAGAACCATCCGGTTGTCTTTATGAATCATCAGACAATGAAGTCATCCGTTAAGCACCACCATTACATTGAAACAAGCCTGGGCGGACTTAAATTCCCCCACCCGGAACATGATGATCGTTTTTATGTTGACAGGAACTTATTCCAAACCCTCTTGTTTTGTGAAGATGGCCAGGAAAATTTTTACCGGGAGAACTATCCTGAATTTACTTTTATCAGATGGCATCCTTATTCTGTTGACATCCTTCCAGCAGGAGGGTCAAAAGCGGAAGGCATAAAGAAGATGGTAGAACGTTTAGGGTTTAAGCCAGAAGATGTTTATGCATTTGGAGATGGCCTTAACGACCTTGAAATGCTTCAGGCAGCAGGCACTGGAGTTGCCATGGGAAATGCCGTACCGGAATTGAAGAAGCTTGCGAATATGGTAACACGTGATGTGGATGACGATGGAATTTGGCATGGATTGAAAGAGCTCAAATTGATTTAGGGTAAATACCTCGGCAAGGATTAAGATAATTTTTACTGGGCAGTTCGGAGAAGTTGTTAAAAAATTTCCAATTGATTAAAGAGGGACCAGAGAAGCTGTAAGGAACCCGGGGGATTAAGACAGGTTGACGAAGAAAAGCTTCCAAGCTGTCAAGAAACCCAGGGAATTAAAACAGGGTGACGGGGATAAGGCCAAAAGCTGTCAAAAACCCCATGGAATTATGATTGGTTAACGGAGCAGCCCCGAACCAGGCAAGAATAAGAATGAACTTAGACTGGTGGCTGGGTTCAGCCTCCAAAAGTTTCGTCATGCATCCGTGCTAAGTCAATGTGAGAATAATTAAGTAAATGAAAAGCCGAATCTGATCAGATTCGGCTTTTATCGTTCCACTGGAGTTGCGTCTGGGATGTCTGCAAATGGGTCGATTTTATTGATATGGTCATAAAACATGATGCCGTTCAGATGGTCGATTTCATGCTGAAATACAATTGCTGGCAGACCTTTAAGGCGGATTTTAACTTCATTTCCATCCAGGTCGATACCTTTTACTGTTACTCTGGCATATCTCGGGACATATCCGGGGATTGACTCATCGACTGAGAGACATCCTTCACCCGCAGCAAGATAGGAGCGTTCTACCGAGTGGCTGATAATTTTAGGATTAAAAAGGGCATAGCTGATCAGGTTGTTGTTTTGATCTGCCACATGAACGGCAATCATTCTCTTTGAAACATTTATCTGAGGAGCAGCAAGACCAATACCTGGTCGAAGACCGTGTCTCTGTGCTATTTCAGGGTCCTGGCTGTTTTTCACATATTCAATCAGGCTTTCAAGAATTGCGGTATCTTCCTGTGAAGGAGGCATTGTAACTTCATCCGCAACTTTTCGGAGCACGGGATGTCCGTCACGGACGATATCATCCATCGTCAACATAAATTTCACCTCTGGTATGTAATAATGTTAAGTCTAACAAATGTAGTACAAAAAGTTAACTAGAAATCGAAAAAGAGAGAAGAGATCAAATCTCTTCTCTCTTTTCATCATTAGAATCTCCAGCAAGCGCAGCCTACAATGATCAGAAGGATGAACAACACAACGATCAAAGCGAATCCACCGCCATAACCTACTCCTGCTGCAGGATAACCACATCCATAACCGTAACCGTACATATGGAAACCTCCTCTATTCTGTAATTCGCCCGCAATTCGGGTCGATTGCTATAGCCTATGCAAAAGAAATTAGAAGGTATAGGCGCACGCCTAAAGCATAAATTGCTTTATTGTGAATATATTTAGTGAAAGGACAAGTCTATTTCACTTCCGCGATAGACAAAAAAATGCGAAACTTCATATCTATTGTCAAATCCCGCCGCAATCGCTATAGTAAAATTGGTATCTATGAGGAGGTTATCATTTTGTCCATATTCAAAAAAATAAGTTTAGCTTTTATCGTGATGGCTGTAGTTTTCAGCCTAGCTGGGTGTCTGGACAAGCAATCACCAGAGGAAAAGATGTTCGAAGAGCTGGAGAAGGTTGTCTCGATGGAAAAAAAGTTTGAGGATCAGCAGGATCCACTTGTAGAATTGGAAAAAAAGGAAAAGGAAATATATGAAAAAATCATTGCGCTCGGGATGAAGGAGTATGACCAAATTGTAAAGCTTGCTGATGAAGCATTAGCAATAGCCGACAAACGAGCTGAGCATATAGATAAAGAAAAAGAAAGTATCGATGAATCAGAAAAAGAATTTGAAAAAATCGACAAAACTATAAAAGAAATCGAGGACTCCAGTTTAAAGAAGCAGGCAACAGAACTGAAGGACACAATGAATGAACGATACAGAATTCATGATGAATTGTACAAAAACTACAAGCAAGGTCATCAATATGATAAAGAACTGTATGAAATGCTAAAAGATAAAGAATTAAGTTTTGAAAAACTGGAAGAACAAATCAATAAAGTAAATGGAATTTATGAAACGGTACTGAAAAATAATCAGGAATTCAATGATAAGACAGATCAATACAACAAAGAAAAATTGGCCTTTTATAAAAAAGCTGGAATAGAAGTAAGCTCTGAAAAGGAAAAATAGGAATAACAAAAAAGCCGCTTTGCAAAAGCGGCTTTTTTGCGGTCTTAAAAGTCTCAAGTATATTAGGATGTCGTAACTCGCCTTAAAATAGCGAGTTCCAGCCTGTTTTTGACCATTAACACAGTTTGAATTAAAAGTAATTTATTATAGTACAGCAATCTGAGTACAATGATACAGATGCTTTTTTAGGATAATAACATAATGATGGTGAATAAAATCAAAAAAGATAAAACATAGTATTTGACGGAGTTATTTTAGTAATGTAAACTTAAAAACGAATGAGCGGATTGTATTACTCTATTTTATATTTTTACTGATACAGTATTTATATAAAGGAAATGGAGAAATAAAAGTTTTTTTAGAGTTAATCTGTGGAAAAATACATAATGGTGTGTTCACATGGAGCCCTCAGCTGGGAGTGCTTTACTTGTGTCTCCCATTAACTAAACTCAATTTTGCTCAAGAGGTATTTTATAAACCCGGGGAAATTTATCCTGATATTGGGTAACCTATTTTTGTATATTTAATTAAAATTTATGAAGTTAGAAAGGAAGAGGTGGCTCTGATGGCATCTAAAACGAAAAACAACATTGTTGATGCAGTGAAGCAGCTCGAAAAGATCGAAAGCCAATTTGAAATGTTCCAGATATTGAATGAAGAGGGCGAAGTCGTTAATGAAGCGGCAATGCCTGAACTTTCGGATGAGCAATTACAAGAATTGATGAAGCGTATGGTTTACACAAGGATTTTGGACCAGCGTTCAATTTCATTGAACCGCCAGGGACGTCTTGGCTTCTATGCTCCTACAGCAGGACAGGAAGCTTCCCAGCTTGCATCTCAGTTCGCACTTGAAAAAGAAGACTTTATCCTTCCGGGATATCGTGATGTACCACAGATGATCTGGCATGGCCTTCCGCTGACACAGGCATTCTTGTTCTCGCGCGGCCACTTCAAAGGTAATCAAATCCCTGAAGGCGTCAATGTAATTTCTCCGCAAATCATAATCGGTGCTCAATATATCCAGGCTGCAGGTGTTGCACTTGGAATGAAGAAACGCGGAACAAAAGCTGTTGCTGTAACCTATACAGGTGACGGCGGTTCATCTCAAGGAGACTTCTACGAAGGTATCAACTTTGCAGGTGCATATAAAGCGCCAGCGATCTTCTTCGTTCAAAATAACCGTTTCGCCATTTCTACTCCAGTAGAAAAGCAAACTGCTGCACAAACAATTGCCCAGAA
The nucleotide sequence above comes from Mesobacillus jeotgali. Encoded proteins:
- a CDS encoding DNA-dependent RNA polymerase subunit epsilon, whose amino-acid sequence is MIFKVYFQESNKQVPVREKTQTIYVEGDSERDVRTKIADRQYNIEYVEAVQGNYLEYEKQKEDFEVLEIE
- a CDS encoding Cof-type HAD-IIB family hydrolase, giving the protein MSKIVFFDIDGTLLDDDKNLPASTREAIETLKDNGVFVAIATGRAPFMFENLRNDLDIDSFVSFNGQYVVFEGEPIYKNPLNSQKLEELYREAANKNHPVVFMNHQTMKSSVKHHHYIETSLGGLKFPHPEHDDRFYVDRNLFQTLLFCEDGQENFYRENYPEFTFIRWHPYSVDILPAGGSKAEGIKKMVERLGFKPEDVYAFGDGLNDLEMLQAAGTGVAMGNAVPELKKLANMVTRDVDDDGIWHGLKELKLI
- the def gene encoding peptide deformylase is translated as MLTMDDIVRDGHPVLRKVADEVTMPPSQEDTAILESLIEYVKNSQDPEIAQRHGLRPGIGLAAPQINVSKRMIAVHVADQNNNLISYALFNPKIISHSVERSYLAAGEGCLSVDESIPGYVPRYARVTVKGIDLDGNEVKIRLKGLPAIVFQHEIDHLNGIMFYDHINKIDPFADIPDATPVER
- a CDS encoding YjcZ family sporulation protein, with product MYGYGYGCGYPAAGVGYGGGFALIVVLFILLIIVGCACWRF
- a CDS encoding YkyA family protein; the protein is MSIFKKISLAFIVMAVVFSLAGCLDKQSPEEKMFEELEKVVSMEKKFEDQQDPLVELEKKEKEIYEKIIALGMKEYDQIVKLADEALAIADKRAEHIDKEKESIDESEKEFEKIDKTIKEIEDSSLKKQATELKDTMNERYRIHDELYKNYKQGHQYDKELYEMLKDKELSFEKLEEQINKVNGIYETVLKNNQEFNDKTDQYNKEKLAFYKKAGIEVSSEKEK
- the pdhA gene encoding pyruvate dehydrogenase (acetyl-transferring) E1 component subunit alpha; this encodes MASKTKNNIVDAVKQLEKIESQFEMFQILNEEGEVVNEAAMPELSDEQLQELMKRMVYTRILDQRSISLNRQGRLGFYAPTAGQEASQLASQFALEKEDFILPGYRDVPQMIWHGLPLTQAFLFSRGHFKGNQIPEGVNVISPQIIIGAQYIQAAGVALGMKKRGTKAVAVTYTGDGGSSQGDFYEGINFAGAYKAPAIFFVQNNRFAISTPVEKQTAAQTIAQKAVAAGIPGIQVDGMDPLAVYAVTLEARKRAVNGEGPTLIETMTYRYGPHTMAGDDPTRYRTADLDNEWEKKDPLVRFRKFLEKKNLWTEEMENETIERAKEEIKNAIKEADDTPKQKVTDLMDIMYEEMPVHLKEQYEIYKEKESK